The Candidatus Brocadiaceae bacterium genome contains the following window.
GACGGCCGCAATGTTAAAGGGTAAAAAAGTACATCCTGATGTTAGTTTAACGATCAGTCCCGGTTCGAGACAGGTATTGGAAAGAATCGCACAGAATGGATCTCTCGCAGTTATGATTGACGCCGGGGCTCGTATAATTGAAGTCGCATGCGGCCCATGTATTGGAATGGGTCAAGCCCCTCCCTCTGGAGGTGTTACCGTACGGACTTTTAATAGAAACTTTGAAGGAAGAAGCGGAACTATTGACGCACAGGTTTTTTTATCAAGCCCTGAAACCGCAATTGCAACGGCAGTCAATGGTGTAGTGAGTGATCCAAGAAATTATGGAGAACCAATCATCATTAAATATCCCAAAAAATGTATTATTGATGACAGCCTTATTATTCCTCCTTCTGAAAAACCGGATGAAGTGGTAATAAAGAGAGGCAAAAACATAAAATCTTTGCCCAAAAAGGAATCCATGCCAGACACATTAACAGGAGAAGTACTTTTGAAGGTGGGAGACAATATTACTACTGATCACATTATGCCTGCTGGCGCTAAAGTTCTGCCATTACGATCAAATATTCCGGCTATTGCAGAATTTGTATTTGAGAAAGTGGACAAGGAGTTTGTAAAGAGAGCGAAGGAAAAAGGAGGTGGTTTTCTTATTTGTGGCGCTAACTATGGTCAGGGTTCCAGTAGAGAACATGCAGCGCTCGCGCCCATGTACCTTGGAATAAAGGCGGTTATTGCCAGATCATTTGCGCGTATCCACAGGGCAAACTTGGTAAATTTCGGGATTGTGCCCCTTGTCTTTGAAAATGAGGACGATTACGGATTCATTCAACAGGGAGACAGTATTGAATTATCAAATATCAAAGATGCATTGCAATCCGGCAGTATTATTGTCATAAAAAACCTGTCAAACGGAAAGGACATAAAGGTAACGCATTCCCTGACTCCTCGTGAGATTGCCATCCTCTGCGTAGGCGGTTTATTGAATTATCAGGTACGAGCAACAAGTAATGCATGAAGTCTTTATCTGCTATGAACACCCGTTCAGGGTGCCTTCTCAAAAAGTTAATGAGAAACAATACATGGCCTCCCTGGTTCTTGATAATTATATGTATAGCAATTATCGGAATTTAATAAGTTCTTCAATGGTAAGATTAATGTCTTTTGCTATTTGTCTCAATAGTATGGGAGAAAATTTCTTGGCCTTGATGGAACGGAACTGTGGTACATCTTCCGTCGGGATGTTTGTATTGTTTGTGGGAACCACGTTGGCGAACTCTTGTCAGGTATACAAAAACTATACAATGCAATGCTTCGTTACAGCGCATTGACAAGAGAATCCTTTAAGACGATTTTTTAATTTTGGATTTTTGATTTCAAGGATAAGTTCTATGACTTCTTTTATGTTATGTATCGTTTCTTCAATGGTTTTGCCTTGTGCAAAGCAGTTGGATTGTTCAATGCATTGTGCGATATAAAATTTGTCATCTTTTTTAATTTCAACAGTGAATGTTTTCATTCTACTATAACGTTATGGTTTTGGTATTCCTCAGCGTTGTCCGGTTAAGTATTTGCGTAGTGATAATTTTTTGTTTGCTCTTTGAAATTGTGTTGAGTAAAGTTTCCAAAGTCAAGATTTCGTGCCTCATTGTTAATCTTTATTCTCAGTTCCCTGACCCGTTTA
Protein-coding sequences here:
- a CDS encoding aconitate hydratase; its protein translation is MGKSIVQKIFGAHLVSGKLKTGEEIAISFDQTLTQDATGTMAYLQFEAMGIPKVRTKLSVSYVDHNMLQTGFENFDDHLFLQSFASKHGIYFSKPGNGICHQVHLERFGVPGETLIGSDSHTPTGGGLGMIAIGSGGLDVAIAMAGGPFYIAMPKIVLVKLNGKLQPWVTAKDVILELLRRLTVKGGVGKIFEYGGEGVKALSVEERATITNMGAELGALTSIFPSDAQTKKYLKLQGRENVWKPIKPDPSAQYDEVIEMDLSALEPMIAKPHSPDNVCKVAEIEGLKVQQVCIGSCTNSSYHDLMMTAAMLKGKKVHPDVSLTISPGSRQVLERIAQNGSLAVMIDAGARIIEVACGPCIGMGQAPPSGGVTVRTFNRNFEGRSGTIDAQVFLSSPETAIATAVNGVVSDPRNYGEPIIIKYPKKCIIDDSLIIPPSEKPDEVVIKRGKNIKSLPKKESMPDTLTGEVLLKVGDNITTDHIMPAGAKVLPLRSNIPAIAEFVFEKVDKEFVKRAKEKGGGFLICGANYGQGSSREHAALAPMYLGIKAVIARSFARIHRANLVNFGIVPLVFENEDDYGFIQQGDSIELSNIKDALQSGSIIVIKNLSNGKDIKVTHSLTPREIAILCVGGLLNYQVRATSNA